The Alligator mississippiensis isolate rAllMis1 chromosome 11, rAllMis1, whole genome shotgun sequence genomic interval gggccaaggctacccagggctggtctgaggcctccacccagactgagcccatgggggagctgatgtccccctacctcctggcctgtgggggatccccagaaGGGTcaggggagcagagattggggcccccacacctgtccggcaggtgcctgtcttagggctctggaggtgcaggtcagggagctccgggaggaggttagcgggctgagggggatcaggaaggcggaggatgaaattgacacttatttcctttccctgcaggaccaggaacccaaggaagaagcagcccggggaatgccctccacagcagagtggcagaccgtcacatccaggaccagagcagctcgcagcgaacaggtaccagttcctccagtctgactggagaacaggtatgagaccctggcaaccctgcaggagatggaagaagaggaggaaacccttgggcaggaagcaacaccacattctccacactccgaacaggtcaagagatccaagcggacccagagaaggaggcgatgagtgctcgtcatagaCGACTCCATTCTGAGAGGTACGGAGGGGCCCATCtatcaccaggacccctcaacacgagaggtatattgcctgcctggagcaaagattcgggatgtgacagaagtaatccaggccaggatcaagcccaacgattactaccccatggtcctagtccatgtgggtactaatgatgtggccaggagaacccccgattaCCTGATGGCAGACTGTAGTGCTCTGGGCAGTGTGCtaagggagttcggtgcacaggtggtattttctTTCATCCTACCAGTGAATGAACACGGaggacggcatgagaactgcatcagagagaccaactggcggcttcggcagtggtatctcgaggcaggcttcagcttcctggacaacgacccgcacatcacgacgagggacatgctcagttgggacgggcttcacctgtcccccaaaggtaagcgtgtgttttcttctaggttggaggatctcctctggcaggctttaaactaggctcgtcggggggaggggaagatgagggcgggggaagctgtggaccaccaaaccatgtggcacccacaaggacagcccagcctgaagaaggagaacatcgggaacctgcaagacatggggcggccagcactacggcacaggtaagcaacgagaaggtaagaaataagggacCCCTTGGGttttggagtgggggggcagcaaaggcaccagtagcAGGGCTCAAgtacctatatactaatgctaggagcatggggaacaagcaggatgaactagcgctcctgcttgcagaaaacacctacgacttagtagggctaacggaaacctggtgggattcgtcccacgactgggcggtacatattgagggttataggctgtacaggaaggacagggtggggaagaaagggggaggggttgcgttctatgtcagtgagcaatatacatcaaccctcatcaatacagaatcaaaggatgaggaagtagaaggattgtgggttaggctacatgggggggcaaggagaaagggatttggtggtaggggtctgctacagacccccacaccaaggggaagagctagatttggggttcctgaggcagctctcagagaccataaaagctgaagagacctaaactacccagacatctgctaaGGAgatgcagacggcaaagtcccactgttcacgcaggtttctaacctgtgtgcaggacctccacctgacacaggaggtacacggtcccagtagggggaatgccttactggatccggtattggcaatgggggatgacatggtaggggacctacagatcggtggccatctgggggacagtgatcacctaataatagaattcaccataagacgtcgagtgggtaaggtaactagtagggtgaaagtgctagactttaggaaagctgatttcaatgaattcaggcgattagtcaaggacacactgcagagtaggagttttgaagtgatgggagcccaagaagggtggctgtgccttaaggaaacgatccttcaggcacaaagcgagatgatccccgtgcgaggtaaaagagctagaaggcttccttggctgtccagagaaatccagggcagcctaagggccaaaaggggagtacacaaaaagtggaaacaaggagagatcaccaaagatgaatatacctcctctgctcgtgcttgtagggagggagttagacgggccaaagctaccatggagctgaggatggcatcctaagtaaaagacaacaaaaaattgttttttggatatatagggagtaaaaggaaggcccagggaggaacaggacccctgctaaatgggcagaagcaattggtgacggacaggggggacaaggctgaactcctcaatgagttctttgcctcagtgctcctaagcgaggagcaggacaagtctctcactggggttgtagagaggcagcagaaaggcaccagactaccatgcatagaccctgagaaggtgcagagtcacttggaggaactggatgcctttaagtcggcaggcccggatgagctccatccgagggtactgaagacactggccaacgtcattacacagccactggcgggaatatttgaacacccatggcacacgggccaagtcctgggggactggaaaagggccaatgtggtccccattttcaagaaagggaggaaggaggacccgggcaactacaggccagtcagtgtcacctccatctttggcaaagtctttgaaaaaattatcaaggctcacatttgtgagagcccggcaggacaaattatgctgaggggaaaccagcacgggttcatagcaggtagatcgtgcctgaccaatctagtcactttttatgaccaggttacgaaacgcctgaatgcaggagtaggggtggatgtcttATACTTAggtttcaggaaggccttcgatacggtatcccaccccatactggtgaacaagttaagaggctgtgacttggatgactacacagtccggtgggaggtgaattggctagagggtggcacccagagagtcgtagtggatgggtcggtatcgacctggaagggtgtgggcagtggggtcccgcaggcctcggtccttggaccgatactcttcaataacttcatcagtgacttggacgagggagtgaagtgtactctgtccaagtttgcagatgacacaaagctatggggagaagtggacacgccggagggcggggaacagctgcaagcagacctggacaggttggataagcgggcagaaaacaacagaatgcagttcaacaaggagaaatgcaaagtgctgcacctagggaggaaaaatgtccagcacatctacagcctagtgaatgacctgctgggtggcacggaagcggaaagggatcttggagtcctagtggactccaagatgaacatgagccggcagtgtgacgaagtcatcagaaaagccaatggcattttaatgtgcatcagcagatgcatgacgaatagatccaaggaggtgatacttcccctctatcgggtgctggtcagaccacagttggagtactgtatgcagttctgagcaccgcacttcaagagggatgtggataacctggagagggtccagagaagggccacttgtatggttaaggcctggcaggccaagccctactaggagagactagagaaactggaccttttcagcctccgcaagagaaggttgagaggcgaccttgtggctccctataagttcatcacgggggcacagaagggaattggtgagtatttattcaccaaggcgcccgtgggggttacaagaaataatggccacaagctagcagagagcagatttagactggacattaggaagaacttcttcacagttagagtggccaaggtctggaacgggctcccaagggaggtggtgctctcccctaccttgggggtattcaagagaaggttagatgagtatctagctggggtcatctaaacccagcactctttcctgcttatgcagggggtcggactcgatgatctactgaggtcccttccgaccctaacatctatgaatctatgaatccatgtcAGAGGAGCCGGATGCAGGGAGGCGCCTGCCCTGAGTGAAACTCTTGCAGCTCGGAGAAGCCCCAGACCAGGGGCCCTTTGCTGCATGGGAAAAAACAGCTCAAGCACAGACCAGACCAGCAGCTtcccacaggcagtgccaggccgggctcaggccccagccccagccccggcaggGCTCTGGGCAAAGGGCACCCAGAGGCACTTGGCCCtgagtcccagccctgggctgctggcactgcagggggTAGTGGCCACAAAGATGGCAGCGTCCCCAGGATTCTGTTGTGGTGGCCCCCGTTGACTCCTCCAGGGCCAGCGAGTGCCGGGACTGATTGGTCGGTGCAACGGGACGGGCCTGTCAGCGCAGACGGCATCTTTCACTTGGGCAACTCccggggcagagaggaggggacgGGGCGGGTAGAGGGGACTTCTCCAGGGTCATAGAGAATAGGAAGCCAGAGTGGCCCGTTTCCCCGCGTGGGGGGTCCGTTCCCCGGCTGTTCCCCATCACTCAATGGCACAGTCTCAGCTCGGGCTCACGTCCCGTCGCCCAGAGCGAGAACCAGGGCCGGATTCTGTCCCCAGCGAAGGAGGCCGGCGGGAAGGTGAAGATGGGGGTCTCGGTGTCAGCATCGAGAAATGacacctgcccccctgcacagtCCAGACAGACCCGCACCCTCCTGGGCGCCCGGCGCAGGGACAGGCAGGtgtgagcaggggctgagagagcCTGGAACTGATCCCCACAGCGCTCCACCGCCCAGATCCCCTCCTCGGGTCTAAATCTGACCCATCCCTTCCTCCTCACAAACTCTCTGGCGACCCCCACGACCcagaccccctgccccacctccacctccacctcccagcagtgTCTCCCGGAGGTGAATCCCTCCTGACCCAGCACACACACGTTCACATCAAATCTCTCAGGACTGTCAGGCAGTTGCTTCCATTTGTTTGTCTGTCTCACACTTCTCTGATCCGCAGACAGGACGAGGCAGGGATTTGCAGTGTCCGGATCCAGAGTCACCGTCGCTGGCAGAGAGAATGGCAGCGtcagggcagagctcagcccggGGCAGACGGGccgttcctccccctccccaccagccccgtcCTTCTCCGACCGTCCTGGGCCCccagagctgcctctgccctgggcccgGGGGCTGAGCACCAGCGGCCCCGCAGCCTCTCAGATGGCACAGGGAAGCGCCCTGCCccgggggaaagggagcaggtagCTGCAAATCCATAGGCAAGAATAGGAaaatcccagcccagtgccccaggTCCCAGCGCGGGGGtttggtgctgggctgggagagggtttGACTCTTGTCCAGGAGTGGCCGTGGGCTCTGCTGGTTCATTGTGTTAATGCCGGGACCAGCTCCCCAGCGCTTACCCTTTGTGTATGATCCCTCTGGTACCCTTTTGCCCTTCTCCAAGGTGGACAGCAGAGtctctgcaggggaaaggggcacagaTATCAGACTTGTGGTGTCTGGTTCATGCTCCTGACTTAGACCTGCCTTGGTCCTGAGCCCCTGAGACGGAGCAGAGAccccagggcagctcctgccctgctgctgggactgtggctgcagaagctgcctccacatctccctgctcccctgcagcgcGGCCTCCTCTCCCAGGACAGggcgggagggagctgcaggtgcaggcagaggagtAGGGGGACAAATGTAACACCGTGGAtccagggaagctcagtgcccaGCCCGTCCTGCCCCTTAGACACTGGGGTGAGGGACTCACTGACAGAAAGGGACAAgcagcgggggtggagggggagcctgTGGGAAGGGGATGAGCTTCACAGCTCTCTTGTTCACTGGCGGAGGAGACAGGCAAGGGCTGGCGCTGGCTGGGGAAGTCCAGGGGTCCAGACAGAGTGGCCCTCTGCTCCAGCGGCCCCTGTGGGGGTGCAGGATACCAGAGGTGCAGCTTCACCCGGGCcgccccccacctgcctgctttgctccctccctgctcctctcctggcCCTTGGgagcaccctccccccactctgcccctggagTTAAGCCAGCAGGATCCAAACCAGACAGCCTGCCTCATGCTTAATTTGGTGGCCTGACATGAAGCACTGGGGGCTCGCTCTGATTGGGGCAGGGCCCCGCAGCTCCCACCACCCCGGCTGCAGGTGCCCATACTGAGCAgcgctggagcagcaggggccctgCGGCTCTGCACCCGGGACAAAGGGGAGCCCAGAGGAGCCCTGGTTCATCAGCGATTCACACAAAGGCAGAGAGAGGCCCTTGCCCCGTGTTTTCATTCCTGTTACCTGCGATATCAGTCCAGCACATTTAGTTTATCTCCCAATTAAAAAACATGCTGGCTCCAAATTCAAACCAACTGCTTGTCTCTTCTTCCTCAACAAGGAcacttccctcttccctttcacAGCCCCCTTCTCAGTACCTTGAAACTTTGTCAAAGTCTCCTGTAGAGCTAGTGTTTGATCAGACAAGATGCTGAGTCTCGTTTCCAGCTCTGGGCAAATCCCCTCTGGCAACTGGAACTGCTTCCTGCACCTGGACGAGGTGTCGGGGAAGACACGGGTGTTGGAAAAACGAGTCTGTgttatttgattttctttttgcagCGCAGCTACATGGTAGAAACATTGGGTGGATGGAGGGACCTATAGACTGACTCTGGCCATGTGCCTCAGacgcaggagctggggcagcacagacaGTGGCAGTCACAGGCGATGCACAGGAGGAGCACGGTGGGGGGGAACGTGCCCCTCATGACAGGGCCGGTGGTGCTGAGAGAGCtcgccagctctggccccacagcCGATGCCACCCACTcaactcgggaggcaccagttgcccacggtggcagtggcagctcccccaGAAGGGACCGATCCCCAGCAGGCATGTTTTCTCCAGCTCCAAAATGTCCAGGACATTTCCTGGGATCAGAAAGGAGCAGAGACTTCATGGGTAGTTGGCTCAAGCTCTGGTGGCCAGGactgttccctggggacaagacaAGGAAAGCCCAGATTACACCTTACAGTCTGCAGGCAGCCAGTGCCCAAAGCCATCACTTCCCCGAGGAGAAGAGGGGGATGTTCATGCTTCCCACCTCAGGGACAGTCCCAGTGCTTGCTGTGCTGTGGTGCCCTGCAGGGATGTGCCCATTGCATTGTCTCCAGGACCCTTCCCTCTATGGGGAGTCAGGTGGAGCCACGTACCTGCTCAGCGTGCTCCTCATGTCCTAAAGGGAGAGACAAAGCTGCAAGAGTGAGCTCAGTGCAATGCCTCACACCGGGGACCCCGTGCCTGAGGGGACGCACTTTGTCCTCAGGCTCCGAGTGCCGCACACAGAGGAGCTGGGGAAAGTTCAGCCCCTTTACAAGCCCTGATTTAGTGATCCCCAAGAGGTGTAATAGGGCAGCCATGCACCTTGGGCAGTGGgcatgcacagggcagcagcacctgTGACTGATATTCTGCGtctcccatcactgccaccacgTGCCTGTCAGGGGCCGTTGCTCTTGTCGCCCCTCCTCAGTTATGCACCTGGTCCTGGCAGACCCAAGGTttagccctttccctcccctgcactgGGACTGGAGACATTTCATGTGCCTCACCTGCAGGAGGTCACTGGCAGCCTGCTGGCActtcccctccagctccctgatcaggtTGGTGAGATGGGAAATCTCCTCGGAGAGTTGGGTGACAGTCTCCCCCTGACTCTTCTCAATGCTGCTCTCCACCTCTCCCAGCTCGGCCAGCACGAGTCGCTCTTGTTCCTCCAGAAACCGGCGCAGTCGCTCAAACGCAGCCACAATCTCCTGCCTCTCGGCTGCTGCCTTTTGCTGCCATGAACAGAGAGAAACCACGTCACGGAGAGCAGCCGCTTTGAGGGGAGTCAGGGCATGGCTTGTAAGGCCCCGTGGTCCTGACTGTCCACATGGCTGGGACCCCCCAACCTCCCACcgcctggagcagagctgggggtagctcaggtctggggccctgcctgggatctcttcaCTCCTCATTTTGCAAAGGTTTTTTCTATTTCCCTGAGAGCCAGGACCTTAAGGAGGGGAGAAGTCCATGGCTGTCAGCAAGGAAAGCTTTCCTCTTATAATCAGTAATCCTGATTTTGTCTGTTTAACAATGCAAACTTCTCTGATataaaccccaaatccatatatTTCACCAgttaaagtgaaacaccactatatatatagctatCAGCTGAcacaatgtttttgtttgttaggCCTGGCTCCATGCACCTGCCACAACACCCTGCAACACATGGTCACAAAATGCCATGGTCACTGTCCCACCAAACATGCAGAGCAGGACatgtcccttccttcctcccccacgtCAGCCggaccccagcagcacccacctggTATTCCTGTTTTTTCTGGCTTTCACTCGCGTGCAGTGCTTCaagcctctccctctccccccttagCAGTTGCAGCTGAGTCTGAATTTGTTCCTGTGGGAAGGAAAACCCCTTGGGTCAGTTCTCCTTGGAGGGGAGAAGCTGGAGTCTCTTCCCCGCACCATAACCGAGAGGGCTGCTCGAGGGTGCGCTGTGAGCGCGACACCAGGAAAGCCCATGTGCTCACActggaccagcagctcccagtACAGCGCACCCTTGCCTGGATGCAGCACCGAATAGTGTGCGCTGAacacagctggagcagcaagcagccagTTTCCAGCTGGATTGTggagccagctcctgcccagcaggaagAGCACATAGAAAAATGGAGCCAGTCCTAGGGAGGTGCCACAAGGCAACACTGCAAGCAGTGGGAAGTGCAGACTGTCAGGGACATGCACTGAACAGAAAATAACACGGCCTTGAATCCACCGCGGTCGACAGTGCAGAGTGCTAGCCAGTCTTAGGCAGCTGGGCCGGACAAAACACAGATCTGGTCTCTGGGCACTGAAATAAAGAAACTGAGAAGTGAGACACCAGTCCTGAAGTACCACAGCCCAGCAGTACAGCTACGGctacagctacagctacagctacagctacagcAAGATGCCTTAGAAAGAGCAGCATTAATCCAGGACCAGTGCAGCACGGCATTTGGTAGCCAAGCCTGGACAGAGACAGGGAAGGAGGTGCTCAGATACAAAAGGAGGTCCTGGCCGTGCTCCCTGGACTTGGGAGGTGCCACCATGTCCCCTCTGGACCCAGCATTAGCCCTGAAGCCCCCGGCACCAATGCAATGTGCATTACTGAGACTTGTGCAACGCGCTGGGAGCATCGGATGGGGGAAGTGGCTGCTCGTGGCAGATCCCGTGAGCAGGGCCTGCCCTCCAGAGCATGCCACGTGGGCTCTGTCCGAGGGGAACAGTCTGTCCATGCACTACAATCCCCCTGTCCCCAAGGAGtccccaggcagctcccagggagggTTGCAACAACTGAAGGGAAACCGGTGCCGGACACCCCCTGTTTCAAGACACCGCCCCGCACACAACCGTGGGTCGGTGACATTGGAGGAGGTTCACTGCTTTGCGTGTCCAGGGCCAGGGGACCCGCGTTCCTGCTTCGTCTGGTTTCAAAGGCAAGATTTGATGACAAGGGTGTAGTAATTGGGCCATTATAGGGTTAAAGTGCCAGTCCTTATTATTATGGGATGGAGCTGGAGACCAGCCCTCCCCGCTCTGTTGTCCCAGAGTTACTGTCATTTTCCCAGGCAGGTGGTGTTTGTCCCCGAATCAAACAGCCGGGGTTTCGGGGTGGAGAAGAGCACGTTTCAGTCATCTTTGCTGAGTCAGGAACATAACAAAGGGCATTTGGGTCCTTCTCGCCTTCCCCCAGCAGGATGGCTTGCACAGAGGCTACCACAAACCAGCCTCCGTGTGCAGCCACGCCGTTGTGCCGTGGCCGCGGGGCAGAAA includes:
- the LOC132243704 gene encoding E3 ubiquitin-protein ligase TRIM15-like, with the translated sequence MWTQKAAAERQEIVAAFERLRRFLEEQERLVLAELGEVESSIEKSQGETVTQLSEEISHLTNLIRELEGKCQQAASDLLQDMRSTLSRYVAPPDSP